From the Methanobacterium sp. genome, the window TTGGTTTTAACCACAAATATCCCAAAAGTAAGGATTGGGTATCTTCAAAATTAATATTCCATAAATTAATTATTGCTAACTTAGAATAATCGCAGAATTCAGAACCCACTCCCATTGGTTGAGGATCAAATAAAGTTAATAACAAAATAAATTTTATAACCTCTTTTTCTTCTGGAAATTTCTCCAGCAAGAGTGGTAGCACAGAAATCGCAGATTTTACACCATCTCCCAATTGATAGCCATAATTTTCTCGTAGAGATGCGGAAGCACATTCTAAAATAATATTTTTACAATAACTTATCTCATCCTTGGAAATTTCTTCAGAATAATCCCTAACTAAAACAGAACATGCATCTCCTGGAATGGAATGATAAAAAAGATGAAATTCAAGATCATTAGACTTGAAACCGTTAACAACTTCCTTTAAATCTTTTAAAACTAGCTTAGGATCTTTATATTGCTTAAATTCATTATATCTATCATCATTTCCAATTTTGTAGCTGGCCCACATTTTTAAAGGCATGTATTTCATTTTTTCTGACATTTCATCAGTTGATCTTTGACTGAATTCTTTCAGTTTAGAACCAAGTTTTGTTATAAATTTAATTAATACATGATCGTCTTTTTTTTCAATTTTAGGAACTATTTTCCTACTATCCATTCTTGCTAAATAAAGTCTCCAAGTTTTATCAGAGTCCGTCTCTTCTTTTTCATTAGGTAAATCATTGTAATATTCATCAAAAATATCCCATATTTTATGCTGCCGTTTTTCAACTTCTTCTTCACTTATTTGTTCATTTCTAAAAACTTGATAAAATAAAGCTAAACTCTCTAAAGACTTTTTTCTATGTTCATCTTTGCAAGTTTTTATTCTTTCATCCTGGTAAAAATTGCGCTGAGAATTAAGGCCATATCCTATGCTATAAATACCTTCTGCAGTATTTTCAAGACTCCACCTAACGGTATCATAAATAAAAAATTCTTTTGTTTGAAATAATACTTTAGCTACATTAAAAGTTTTATCAGGGAATGCTAATACAATACTTGCGATTATGGCTGTAATAGAAGCTGATTTAGCATTCACAAGCAAATATAAAAGCCAAGATTCTAATACTTCTGGATCAAATTTTTCTGCATTTTCGAGGAAAAATTTTTCTAAAGCCATATGCATTGATTGTAAAACATTAGGTGAATTTTTAGTACCCCTATACATATTCCAAATCGTGTCATCTATATACTGTTTGGTTGTTTTTCCATTTACGATAAAAACGTCTATTTCTTCAACTTTTTCTTTTCCTAAATTGAAAATTTCTTCATCCCCTGATTTGAAAAGTTCTCCTTTCCCTAAATCAGATTTAGCATAGCATTTGATCGTTTTATTGGTGAAATTTAGTATAAAATTTATAGTTTTTTCAAAAGAATATAGTAACAACCAGTAAATAGGTGTTTGAAAAGAGCTTGAAGGGAAATAATCCATGTCATTTCGTTTTAAACAAAATTTCCCTTCAATGTCTAGAGGATCATCAATAAAAGGTAAATCACCTTGATGCCCAGAATTATGAAAATCATCTTTTTTAGGATTTTTAAACCAAAAAAGATCTGCCAATCTCAAAACATATTCTGGAAGAACTTTTATGACTTCCATATTGACCCCCACTTTTGTTAAAATGGCATTTATTAACTCATTATAATGGTCTCTATGGTTATCCCATTTATTTTCCAATATTTTATCAAAAATTATAATAAGTTCGTCTTTTATTTCACTAGCACCAAATAAAATAGTTTGAAGAATTTTTTCTTCAATTTTTTTATCTAAGTATTTATCCTCTTCAATTACCCATTCATAGTATTTTAAAGCTATTAAGCTAGAAAATCTTGTTGTTTCACCTTTTTTGAATTTACTATTCCAATCATGAATTATGGGAAAAATGAAAGTAATATTTTCAATTTTAATAGACTCTAAGTTTTGATAAACAAACTTTATCAGATTTTTCCAACCATTACCTTTAGGTTTAGTAAAAAAGTAAGTTATAGGAAGTGAATTCATCTCTTTTATGCTTAATGCTTGAAAAAAATCATTATCAACTTCTTTACAGGCTATCCTGAGTAATAAGGTAACTTTTTTTAAAAACTTTTGATCATTTTCTATCAATTTTTCTTTGAATAACTCAAAAAAAGCTTCAGAGTAATCAGAAAGCAAAACGGAGACTAAAATTTCATCTTTCCAAAAATACTTAATTTCTTCATCTTGAATAATTTCTTCAATAAATTGTGTTATGAGTCCATTTTCCAGTAAAAGTTTCTCAGATACCCAATTTCTAAAGCTTCTACGTACTGGTAGAGATTCTCCAATTTTCTCAAAAAATTCTTCATTGTTTTGTTTCTTTATGAATTCAGAATTGATTATCTTTTCTAATGCCCATTCCTCATAAATATCATGAGTAATGAAGTATCCTGCTGTTTCATATCCCAAAATTCCATCTTGAACAAAATTATCTAAAATTTGAGAATCACAATCAGGATTAACAAAAAATTGACTTTGATTTGCTCTTTCAAAAGCTGTTTTTAAAAAACATTGCTCTCTAGATGGTTTCGATCTTTTTATTATATTATTCCATAACTTTTCTTTAAAATTGGAATAATTTAAGGTCTCTTTTTCATTATAAAACCTTAAATATTCATTCAAATAAAAAGGATTTTTAATAAGATCACTTAGTTTTGAGTCTTCTGGAAGAGAAAAACTGTATTTGCTAGATAAATTTTCCAAATCAGATTCATCTAAGTTTGTTATATCTAAATTAAATGGATTAATATTATATATATCAATAAATTGATAATTCAAATCTTCTAAATAATTATTTCGAGTCGTGAAAATTATTTTCCAGTTATTTTTAATTAAATTTAAAAGAAACTCCTTAAAAATGTCTGTATTTGGAAGTTCTAATAATTTTTCAGCAGAATCAATAACAATAATTTTAATTTTTTCATTATCATGAAAATCAATGAAATCTCTAAAATTAAGTCCATTAAAGAGATCATTTAGGTTATTTAAATTGAATTCATTAGCTTTAAAAACATAAAAAGGAGTTTCTTCCCCTATTTTTTTATAGAAATTTTTAATAACTGCTGTTTTGCCAACTCCCCCAACACCACTTATGATTAATATTTGTTTCTGCCTAAGTTCATTCTCAATATTTTGTAAAATTTCACTCCGATCAATTTCTATTTTTTGATCATTGAAATTTATATCCGTCTGAATTTCATGGAATACTGCATCATTATGCAGTTTTTTTTCGTTAACAAGACCTATAATGCTTTGATCTAGGCTAAAAAAGTGTTGTGCAATAATTTTATTATCAATTGTAACGAAAGAAGATTCAAAAAAACTCATAGTTCTCCAATCAATTTCGATTTGTAAACTTTCAGCTTTTTCTTCAATTTCAATTAGTCCTTTTGGTGGCTTTTTAGCTTTATCTTCCCGATCTAGCCGCTGCACCCATTCCTGATTAGAATACAAAATAATTTTAGTAATATCTGGATAATCACGCTTAGTTCGTCTGATGGTCTCAATAAGATCCTTTTTATGGGATGATAAAGTAGTTTCATAGAATTTT encodes:
- a CDS encoding ATP-binding protein codes for the protein MIKPDWDKFKAKFSENHQDNFEWFCNLLFCKEFNQPFGIFRYKNQSGIETDPIIKEDEVIGWQAKFYETTLSSHKKDLIETIRRTKRDYPDITKIILYSNQEWVQRLDREDKAKKPPKGLIEIEEKAESLQIEIDWRTMSFFESSFVTIDNKIIAQHFFSLDQSIIGLVNEKKLHNDAVFHEIQTDINFNDQKIEIDRSEILQNIENELRQKQILIISGVGGVGKTAVIKNFYKKIGEETPFYVFKANEFNLNNLNDLFNGLNFRDFIDFHDNEKIKIIVIDSAEKLLELPNTDIFKEFLLNLIKNNWKIIFTTRNNYLEDLNYQFIDIYNINPFNLDITNLDESDLENLSSKYSFSLPEDSKLSDLIKNPFYLNEYLRFYNEKETLNYSNFKEKLWNNIIKRSKPSREQCFLKTAFERANQSQFFVNPDCDSQILDNFVQDGILGYETAGYFITHDIYEEWALEKIINSEFIKKQNNEEFFEKIGESLPVRRSFRNWVSEKLLLENGLITQFIEEIIQDEEIKYFWKDEILVSVLLSDYSEAFFELFKEKLIENDQKFLKKVTLLLRIACKEVDNDFFQALSIKEMNSLPITYFFTKPKGNGWKNLIKFVYQNLESIKIENITFIFPIIHDWNSKFKKGETTRFSSLIALKYYEWVIEEDKYLDKKIEEKILQTILFGASEIKDELIIIFDKILENKWDNHRDHYNELINAILTKVGVNMEVIKVLPEYVLRLADLFWFKNPKKDDFHNSGHQGDLPFIDDPLDIEGKFCLKRNDMDYFPSSSFQTPIYWLLLYSFEKTINFILNFTNKTIKCYAKSDLGKGELFKSGDEEIFNLGKEKVEEIDVFIVNGKTTKQYIDDTIWNMYRGTKNSPNVLQSMHMALEKFFLENAEKFDPEVLESWLLYLLVNAKSASITAIIASIVLAFPDKTFNVAKVLFQTKEFFIYDTVRWSLENTAEGIYSIGYGLNSQRNFYQDERIKTCKDEHRKKSLESLALFYQVFRNEQISEEEVEKRQHKIWDIFDEYYNDLPNEKEETDSDKTWRLYLARMDSRKIVPKIEKKDDHVLIKFITKLGSKLKEFSQRSTDEMSEKMKYMPLKMWASYKIGNDDRYNEFKQYKDPKLVLKDLKEVVNGFKSNDLEFHLFYHSIPGDACSVLVRDYSEEISKDEISYCKNIILECASASLRENYGYQLGDGVKSAISVLPLLLEKFPEEKEVIKFILLLTLFDPQPMGVGSEFCDYSKLAIINLWNINFEDTQSLLLGYLWLKPKYEELRAEIRKKNYGKNVYEVYEIELIKEFDNKYEKELQKVIKNEITINDLNEIEKQDSYVLKTAFQLIPSKTEHTEHKELAKTIISTFAKDLLSNKREDKIDYWTRHIFLEKLADFVLNSSKQDISNYLKPFIDNFNSSEDMANLFKEFAYAEDRLDVYDNFWEVWDLFYEKIVEICNKGDNYYTKKVIKGYLFAENIWKKEATHWHTFKEEDKRFFKKLTENTGQCPSVLYSISKLLNGIGSLYVDDGILWISRMLNVYNNLWSDELETNTVYYLENIVRRYENINSEKLRKNTQLKQQFLVILDFLIEKESVVGYMLRETIL